Proteins encoded by one window of Lathyrus oleraceus cultivar Zhongwan6 chromosome 1, CAAS_Psat_ZW6_1.0, whole genome shotgun sequence:
- the LOC127122039 gene encoding reticulon-like protein B16 — MSETEAQPASSFVSDVLLWKRWQVSFAAIVVSTVAWLLLEWTDLPFLTICSDVLLLLIVLLFLHSNYATLRNRQPPTLPELVVSEEMVSNVAASFRVKINNVLLIAHDITIGKDFRVFFKVVICLWLLSVIGNIFSFFTLAYIGTLMMITIPALYRKYGDYVDKCCGVINHQFSKHYRIVDENVFNRLPHNIPKDKDS, encoded by the exons ATGTCTGAGACAGAAGCTCAGCCTGCGAGCAGCTTTG TTTCCGATGTTCTACTGTGGAAGCGGTGGCAAGTTTCGTTCGCTGCCATTGTTGTTTCTACGGTTGCCTGGCTCCTACTCGAGTGGACTGATTTACCATTCTTAACAATTTGTTCTGATGTCTTGCTGCTTTTGATCGTACTACTCTTTCTGCATTCTAACTATGCCACACTTAGAAATAG ACAACCACCAACATTACCAGAGCTAGTAGTGTCAGAGGAGATGGTTAGCAACGTAGCTGCTTCATTTCGGGTGAAAATCAATAATGTCCTTCTTATAGCCCACGACATCACTATTGGCAAGGACTTTAGAGTTTTTTTTAAG GTGGTGATTTGCTTGTGGCTCTTGTCTGTCATTGGCAACATCTTCTCCTTCTTCACACTCGCCTATATTG GAACCCTCATGATGATTACTATCCCTGCATTGTACAGAAAATATGGAGATTATGTAGATAAATGTTGCGGAGTTATCAACCACCAATTTTCAAAACATTATAGAATTGTCGATGAGAATGTTTTCAACAGATTGCCTCATAATATACCGAAAGACAAAGATTCTTGA